In Dyadobacter sp. CECT 9275, the following proteins share a genomic window:
- a CDS encoding hydantoinase B/oxoprolinase family protein, with product MNTPTAPWKIWIDTGGTFTDCLAVDPAGTKTRIKILSSGRLRGRITRKIGPAVFEFDAPWLFTDQLLKGYIFSLRDHEETSRVVSINFSNKTLIIAEELPDVKQADFEIYSGEEAPVLAARLLTQTPLRRPLPPVDMRLGTTRGTNALLERKGARTLLVVTKGFKDLLYISNQQRPSLFQLNIPEPPLLYSDILEIDARMDEKGEILAPFVPESLSLNRLQDYDSVAISLLHAYKNDVHEKAVENLLKEKGAMYVSASAALYPFSHYLRRTQTTMVNAYLDPVLDQYLSSIGRSLGHGGLRVMTSSGSLSATVGFRAKDSLLSGPAGGIVAAANAAQRLGFSKVLTFDMGGTSTDTARIDGVPELKYITQIDGIEFHNPTLAIETVAAGGGSVCWFDGFSLQVGPQSAGAAPGPACYGAGGPLTITDVNLLLGKLDSGKFGIPINPGEAKEKLAGLQQSIYSLTGNYLSQTEILKGLEQIANEKMADAIKKISVAKGIDPADYTLFTFGGAGGLHSCQLADLLDIKSVVIPYDAGLFSAVGIGEALISSLSSRQLSLPWNEVESDLEQIIAELHQEGILALGAQHVTDHEVAFCSVFLRFAGQENAVEVPYEREMTRPAFRALYTSQFGYYPESGIIEIESIRLMVRQKAAVQTPLNIKKSGTRVPPSTTDNVLLNGSLYEWDKLAPGSEITSPAILLNNTSTTYLPDGWKLIIQENMDAVAFRDSPAAAADETQSEEVALQLFTNRFESIAEEMGAQLQRTAFSVNVKERLDFSCALVDPDGELLVNAQHIPVHLGSMGICTRLVKAYIEIGPGDVIITNHPRYGGSHLPDITLIAGVFTVEKECIGYVINRAHHAEIGGKTPGSMPPDATSLAEEGVVILPQYLVREGVFQWELIRELFNAGPFPTRSYATNEADIIAALSALQKGSSQLLLLVEQHGLPVVRKHMQLLKQSAAKQLKAALTGYEGKVFEASEALDDGHLISVKISITSDKQLFDFSGTSGVHPNNLNANLSILYSAILYVLRLLVNKEIPLNDGLMKNVEIKLPDNSFLHPVFSDDVSLCPAVVGGNTEVSQRLVDTLLKAFGLAACSQGTMNNFLFGNEHFGYYETIGGGVGAGPGFAGRSTVHQHMTNTRITDPEQMELKYPVRLLEFGIRKNSGGKGLYRGGNGMIRKIQFLKPLQVTLLGQHRTIAPYGLQGGHSGKCGKHTLATGNIARALPGICSLRVNTDDILTIETPGGGGYGQTL from the coding sequence CTGGTTATTTACTGATCAGCTTTTGAAAGGTTATATTTTCAGTCTGAGGGATCACGAAGAAACCTCCCGGGTTGTTTCAATCAATTTCAGCAACAAAACCCTGATCATCGCAGAGGAACTTCCTGATGTAAAACAGGCCGACTTTGAGATATACAGCGGGGAGGAGGCTCCCGTACTGGCGGCAAGGCTTCTTACCCAAACACCGCTCCGTCGCCCCCTTCCACCTGTTGATATGCGGCTGGGTACCACCAGGGGGACCAATGCGCTTCTGGAAAGAAAAGGCGCCCGTACCTTACTTGTCGTTACCAAAGGCTTCAAAGATTTGCTTTATATAAGTAACCAGCAGCGTCCTTCACTTTTTCAGCTCAACATTCCCGAACCTCCCTTGCTTTATTCCGATATTCTGGAAATAGATGCCCGGATGGATGAAAAGGGCGAAATTCTGGCTCCGTTTGTTCCGGAAAGTCTATCGCTCAACCGTCTTCAGGATTACGATTCCGTAGCCATTTCGCTGTTGCATGCCTACAAAAATGACGTACATGAAAAAGCGGTTGAAAACCTTTTAAAAGAAAAAGGGGCAATGTATGTATCTGCATCGGCAGCGCTTTATCCCTTTTCACATTATTTGAGACGAACGCAGACAACGATGGTAAATGCTTACCTGGATCCCGTCCTGGACCAGTATCTGAGCAGTATAGGGCGATCTCTCGGGCATGGAGGCCTGCGGGTGATGACAAGTTCCGGAAGCTTATCAGCTACTGTCGGCTTCCGGGCAAAAGACAGCCTTCTGAGCGGCCCGGCAGGGGGTATAGTGGCAGCCGCCAACGCCGCACAGCGACTTGGTTTTTCCAAAGTACTCACTTTTGACATGGGTGGCACCAGCACAGATACTGCCAGGATCGATGGTGTTCCTGAATTAAAATACATTACACAAATCGACGGTATCGAATTCCATAACCCCACGCTGGCAATTGAAACCGTTGCCGCGGGTGGTGGGTCGGTTTGCTGGTTTGATGGCTTTTCCCTGCAAGTGGGTCCCCAAAGTGCTGGGGCCGCTCCTGGCCCTGCCTGCTACGGCGCGGGGGGACCGCTGACAATAACGGATGTTAATTTATTACTGGGAAAACTGGACTCCGGGAAATTCGGTATTCCGATAAACCCTGGTGAAGCAAAGGAAAAACTGGCCGGTCTGCAGCAAAGTATTTACAGCCTGACCGGAAATTATCTCTCGCAAACCGAAATCCTGAAGGGACTGGAACAAATAGCCAATGAAAAAATGGCTGATGCGATCAAAAAAATTTCGGTTGCAAAGGGTATTGACCCTGCCGATTATACGCTTTTCACCTTTGGAGGCGCCGGAGGACTTCACAGCTGCCAGCTGGCCGACCTCCTGGATATCAAAAGTGTGGTGATTCCCTATGATGCCGGACTTTTCAGTGCGGTCGGAATCGGGGAAGCATTAATCAGCAGCCTGTCTTCACGCCAGTTGTCACTTCCCTGGAATGAAGTGGAAAGTGACCTGGAACAAATCATTGCGGAACTCCATCAGGAAGGTATCCTGGCGCTTGGCGCACAGCATGTAACGGACCACGAAGTTGCCTTTTGCTCCGTATTTCTACGCTTTGCAGGTCAGGAAAATGCAGTTGAGGTACCCTATGAACGGGAAATGACAAGGCCAGCCTTTCGGGCGCTTTACACATCGCAGTTCGGTTATTATCCCGAAAGCGGCATTATTGAAATTGAAAGTATAAGACTGATGGTTCGCCAGAAAGCGGCTGTGCAGACGCCTCTGAATATAAAAAAATCAGGAACAAGGGTACCTCCCTCAACCACCGACAATGTACTTTTGAATGGAAGTTTATATGAATGGGACAAACTTGCTCCGGGCAGTGAAATAACATCACCGGCCATACTACTCAACAATACTTCCACGACGTATCTGCCGGATGGATGGAAACTGATCATTCAGGAAAATATGGATGCCGTTGCCTTTCGTGATTCCCCGGCTGCTGCTGCCGACGAAACCCAGAGCGAAGAGGTTGCCTTACAGCTCTTTACAAACAGGTTTGAATCCATTGCAGAGGAAATGGGTGCCCAGCTGCAGCGCACTGCTTTTTCCGTCAACGTAAAGGAACGGCTTGATTTTTCCTGTGCCCTGGTTGATCCCGACGGTGAGTTACTCGTCAATGCACAACATATACCGGTGCACCTGGGGAGCATGGGAATTTGCACCCGGCTAGTGAAAGCATATATTGAGATAGGCCCGGGCGATGTTATCATCACCAATCATCCCAGGTACGGAGGTTCGCATTTACCGGATATCACGCTGATCGCCGGTGTATTTACAGTTGAAAAGGAATGTATAGGATATGTGATCAACCGGGCGCACCATGCGGAGATCGGAGGAAAAACACCGGGCTCCATGCCACCTGATGCCACCAGTCTTGCCGAAGAGGGAGTGGTGATATTACCTCAGTATCTGGTCAGAGAGGGAGTGTTCCAATGGGAGCTGATCCGTGAGCTTTTTAATGCAGGTCCTTTCCCAACCCGTTCTTACGCCACAAATGAAGCCGATATTATCGCTGCCTTATCGGCCTTGCAAAAAGGCAGCAGCCAGCTTTTGCTATTGGTGGAGCAACATGGTTTACCTGTTGTCAGGAAACATATGCAGCTCTTAAAACAAAGTGCTGCAAAACAATTGAAAGCGGCCTTAACCGGTTATGAAGGAAAGGTTTTCGAAGCGTCGGAGGCCCTTGACGACGGCCATTTGATTTCGGTAAAAATATCAATAACCTCGGACAAACAGCTCTTTGACTTTTCCGGCACCTCGGGTGTCCATCCCAATAATCTCAATGCCAATCTCTCCATTTTATACAGCGCGATTCTATACGTGCTCCGTTTACTGGTAAACAAGGAAATTCCGCTCAACGACGGGCTGATGAAAAATGTGGAAATAAAACTCCCTGACAACAGCTTTCTCCACCCCGTTTTTTCCGATGACGTGAGTCTTTGTCCTGCCGTAGTAGGTGGCAATACCGAAGTGAGCCAGCGCCTTGTAGATACCTTACTCAAAGCTTTCGGCCTCGCTGCCTGCAGCCAGGGAACCATGAATAATTTCCTTTTTGGCAACGAACATTTTGGTTACTACGAAACCATAGGCGGAGGCGTTGGCGCCGGGCCGGGATTTGCAGGAAGGTCCACCGTACACCAGCACATGACCAATACCCGCATCACCGATCCGGAACAAATGGAGCTCAAATACCCCGTAAGGCTACTGGAATTTGGGATCCGTAAAAACTCCGGAGGTAAGGGATTGTATCGTGGCGGCAACGGCATGATCAGAAAAATTCAGTTTCTTAAGCCCTTGCAGGTAACATTGCTGGGACAGCACCGTACCATTGCACCCTATGGCCTTCAGGGAGGACATAGTGGTAAATGCGGAAAACACACCCTGGCTACCGGTAACATTGCCCGGGCCTTACCCGGAATCTGCAGCCTTCGAGTTAACACCGATGATATACTGACCATAGAAACACCGGGAGGTGGTGGTTACGGCCAGACCCTTTAA